TGAAATGGCCTCCTGCCCATCACTAGGAAAAATCCAACATTGTTGGTCATCATCCAGCATCTCAGTACGCAGGAGTGTTGCGGATGGCACAGCAGAGGACCATGGTAAAGATCATCTCAAAAACCTGGACATGAAGTAGAGAgaaattacacacacagggacattTTGGGAGGGGTGTTGAGTTATTCTTAGTACAAGTCTGTAATTGTGCATGTGTGTACATTCTCACCATAATGACAGCAATCACTAGGGCGGCCAATCCAATGACATGGAGCTTCTCAGAGAACAGGTCCCTTAGCTTTGTGTGGCAACTCTGAAGTGCACAACATCAGatacagtttttttaaatagttttggGACATTTTTGTAACATTCTATAAActgtaaaggattagttcacttcagaataaaattttcctgatcatttactcacccccatgtctttctttcttcagtcgaaaagaaatgaaggattttgaagaaaacattccaggatttttctccatatagtgaagAAACCCCTTCAACGGGTTGAAgatccaaattacagtttcagtgcagcttcaaagagctctacatgatcccagacgaggaataagggtcttgtccagtgaaacgattggtcattttataaaaaaactgaaattatatactttttaaccacaaatgctcattttgcactgctctgcgatgtgccacgcatCATTactgtttgacttagtctttgcatgtgtgctttgtaaacactggatcggtacttccacctacgtcactcatgacctttccaacgtggttacgtaatgcgtggcgcttCACatagcagtgcaagacgagcatttgtggttaaaaagtacatacatttaaatttttaaagaaaatgactgattgttcCTCTAGACaaaacccttattcctcatctgggattgtgtagagctcTTTGCATTTAAACATGCAATTTGGACTTTCACCCCGTTgataactgttgaagtccacaatataaatcctggaatgttttcctcaaaaacctacgactgaagaaagaaagacataaacatctttgGCACACACGTGCCAAAAAACATGCAATTGACTTAAATCAATAAGAAATTCAAATCTGATGTGAACAAGAAACTAAATGTTCAGAGATATGAACTTATTgttttgagagaaaaaaaaaaatctcatacaAGAATTGAGCTAAAGTGATTGAGAAAATCCATCCGCAATCAAAAACACTGTCAGCTGTCAAAATCTCACACATTTTATTGTTACAGGCTGCTTGTTTGTTTACAATTTAGCACCATGCCAGCAAcccatataaaaacatttaggcCTAAATTTAAGATTAATGCCTTTGAATTACATATAAAATTTCCATCAGTTTcgattaaaaaatgttttaacgtaaacaaataaatttaatGTCAGAAAACATGATTTCCGCACTCAAGAAATCATGGTATAGCTCATTATTAACTATTTGCATCTATtggttttcattatttttttatttttttcaaaagaatCATCCAAAAAGTAAAGAGTCCTAGAGGACTTAAAACCATCACAGCCTGTATTGTTATAGAAATATTGTGGTTATGTGTATACATTATTGCCTCCAGAACACACTGAATTGAAATGAGATCTCCATCATGGTCTCAAACATGCAGCAGATACCTGAGAGATGAGCAGGTCAACTGGGTTGGTCTTCTTGGGACACAGAGAGACCCGGACAGCTGTGAAAAGTTCATTATCATCCCCTTTACCACAGCACTCAAGCTAGATATAGAGAGCGTGTGAAAATATTATTAACTGGCACAAACAGAGGCATTTTTATGAGAGGATTGATTTTGGTTACTCACTGTGTCATGGAAGACCTCCAGAACTTTGGAAGCTGCCTGTCTGGATGGCGACTCCACAGGATCCACAGCTTTAATGTATGCAACATCATAGAAGTTAATGAGCTCAGTGGAGATCTGGATGGATAGAAAGCGGGAGAGTGACATTCTCAAAATGAAGGTCTTAACATACAGACAGACTCTTTGagtgtacatgtgtgtgtagACTTACTGTGTCCCGGTTAATAAAGCCCCATATTCCTGCTGCCACCTCACAGGCGAAGAGGATCACTAAACATGTGAAGAACTGAGGAAGAAGACAGAAATATGTGATGAAGAAATAAGTACTGGAATAGGAAGACTGACTAAAACATCATGACTAAGCAGCACAACCCTtgttgtgaaaaagaagtgtgcttaattgtattgaatgtgtactttaaatcttaaaagca
The nucleotide sequence above comes from Chanodichthys erythropterus isolate Z2021 chromosome 7, ASM2448905v1, whole genome shotgun sequence. Encoded proteins:
- the cd81b gene encoding CD81 molecule b; protein product: MAVTGCSQCIKYMLFFLNFIFWLAGGVILGVALWLRHDSQTSSLLMLQFEGTQAPGTFYISVYVLIAIGAVMMFVGFLGCYGAIQESQCLLGTFFTCLVILFACEVAAGIWGFINRDTISTELINFYDVAYIKAVDPVESPSRQAASKVLEVFHDTLECCGKGDDNELFTAVRVSLCPKKTNPVDLLISQSCHTKLRDLFSEKLHVIGLAALVIAVIMVFEMIFTMVLCCAIRNTPAY